From the Lepisosteus oculatus isolate fLepOcu1 chromosome 1, fLepOcu1.hap2, whole genome shotgun sequence genome, one window contains:
- the LOC102696763 gene encoding leucine-rich repeat, immunoglobulin-like domain and transmembrane domain-containing protein 3 isoform X2 yields MYQLICILVLVCCFNVVLSFCPSQCTCIYHGRSDGTGTRSVLCNDPDMSDIPVNVPVDTVKLRIEKTVIRRIPTEAFYYLVDLKYLWVTYNSISTIDSSSFYNLKLLHELRLDGNQISTFPWESLQEMPNLRTLDLHNNRLSTIPADAAQYLWNITYLDISSNKLTTLPSDLIDIWPPFSGAKSASTPQRVILGLQDNPWFCDCRISKVIELSKTFETSVVLLDPLLICSGPENLSGVLFQRAELEQCLKPSVMTSATKITSPLGSNVLLRCDATGYPTPVLMWTRSDESPVNNTVVQESPGEGIRWSIISLNGILYKDAGEYRCKAKNLAGMAEASITLTVVGVVTTTVSPLKFPKKPSNEQSPTNQTQTEPVMVTTIALTTPFSTTPAPTMQSTTPRKKLQPNSQQKLIQGGEVTGKGQPANNNNKTPQQVEKKQRTGSNPVNTTSSALRKLAVKNVQVVDQSTESAVLTWKADEAQRDLPVKVIYSPFGEKEKQSVSTELGKSQIILDGLRPNTKYMACFIPKGNPPQKDQCVTFSTLETVNADGQDHLLIIVSSIACVVALPLIILLLYKVLKLYCKKGPAPGGEDPSKEMYVKFETLSLKQRTMGPSTDLWTRRHTAESERMLLCSRSSIDSQMTFKSDSSRSEYLC; encoded by the exons atgtatCAGCTAATTTGTATTCTTGTacttgtttgttgttttaatgTAGTCCTTTCTTTTTGCCCGTCTCAGTGTACATGTATATACCACGGCAGAAGCGATGGAACTGGAACTag ATCTGTGTTGTGTAATGACCCGGATATGTCCGACATCCCTGTCAATGTTCCAGTGGACACTGTTAAACTCCGCATTGAAAAAACAGTGATCCGTAGGATTCCTACTGAAGCATTCTACTACCTTGTGGACTTGAAATATTTGTGGGTGACTTACAATTCCATCTCAACTATTGATTCAAGTAGCTTTTACAACCTAAAACTCCTCCATGAACTCCGGCTGGATGGAAATCAGATTTCCACTTTTCCCTGGGAGTCCCTGCAAGAAATGCCGAATCTCCGAACTCTGGATTTGCACAACAACAGGCTGTCCACTATCCCAGCTGATGCAGCCCAGTACCTTTGGAACATAACTTATTTAGACATTTCCAGCAATAAACTGACCACATTGCCATCGGATTTAATAGACATCTGGCCTCCCTTTTCTGGTGCCAAAagtgccagcacacctcaacgAGTAATACTAG GTTTGCAAGACAATCCATGGTTCTGTGACTGCAGAATCTCCAAAGTGATTGAGCTCTCCAAGACATTCGAAACATCTGTCGTGCTTCTTGATCCACTTCTCATCTGTAGTGGGCCTGAGAACCTGTCTGGAGTTCTGTTccagagagctgagctggaacAGTGCCTCAAGCCTTCTGTGATGACCTCAGCTACCAAGATTACCTCACCCCTAGGGAGTAATGTTCTTCTGCGCTGTGATGCCACAGGTTATCCCACGCCAGTTTTAATGTGGACCAGATCTGATGAATCACCAGTTAACAATACAG TTGTCCAGGAGTCCCCAGGGGAAGGGATCCGGTGGTCCATTATAAGCTTAAATGGAATTTTATACAAAGATGCGGGTGAATACCGCTGCAAAGCTAAAAACCTAGCTGGGATGGCAGAGGCGTCCATCACTTTGACAGTGGTGGGAGTGGTCACAACAACGGTGTCTCCATTGAAATTCCCAAAGAAACCAAGCAATGAGCAAAGTCCCACCAACCAGACCCAGACAGAACCTGTTATGGTCACGACCATTGCTTTGACAACCCCGTTTTCTACAACCCCTGCTCCCACAATGCAGAGCACTACACCAAGAAAGAAGTTACAACCAAACAGTCAGCAGAAGTTAATCCAGGGAGGGGAAGTGACTGGGAAGGGCCAGCCagcgaataataataataaaacgcCACAGCAGGtggagaaaaaacaaagaacGGGAAGTAATCCAGTGAACACAACATCCAGTGCTCTACGGAAACTTGCAGTGAAAAATGTACAAGTTGTAGATCAAAGCACAGAGAGCGCAGTACTGACTTGGAAGGCAGATGAGGCCCAAAGAGATCTTCCTGTCAAAGTGATTTATTCACCATTCGGAGAAAAGGAGAAACAATCAGTTAGTACTGAACTGGGGAAAAGTCAAATCATCCTGGATGGATTGAGACCTAATACAAAATACATGGCTTGCTTTATACCTAAGGGGAATCCACCGCAGAAGGACCAATGTGTCACATTTTCCACATTGGAGACTGTCAATGCGGATGGTCAGGATCACTTGCTTATAATTGTGAGCAGCATCGCGTGTGTTGTGGCGTTACCTCTTATAATCCTGCTGCTATACAAGGTTTTGAAGCTCTACTGTAAAAAAGGGCCTGCTCCTGGGGGTGAAGACCCTTCCAAGGAAATGTATGTGAAGTTTGAGACCTTGTCTCTAAAACAGAGAACCATGGGTCCAAGCACAGACCTGTGGACACGCAGGCACACAGCAGAATCTGAAAGAATGCTCCTTTGCTCTAGGTCAAGCATTGACTCCCAAATGACTTTCAAAAGTGACAGTTCCAGATCAGAATACTTGTGCTAG
- the LOC102696763 gene encoding leucine-rich repeat, immunoglobulin-like domain and transmembrane domain-containing protein 3 isoform X1, translating to MYQLICILVLVCCFNVVLSFCPSQCTCIYHGRSDGTGTRSVLCNDPDMSDIPVNVPVDTVKLRIEKTVIRRIPTEAFYYLVDLKYLWVTYNSISTIDSSSFYNLKLLHELRLDGNQISTFPWESLQEMPNLRTLDLHNNRLSTIPADAAQYLWNITYLDISSNKLTTLPSDLIDIWPPFSGAKSASTPQRVILGLQDNPWFCDCRISKVIELSKTFETSVVLLDPLLICSGPENLSGVLFQRAELEQCLKPSVMTSATKITSPLGSNVLLRCDATGYPTPVLMWTRSDESPVNNTACCRQVDRSSKSEKLPRTLNNFVQESPGEGIRWSIISLNGILYKDAGEYRCKAKNLAGMAEASITLTVVGVVTTTVSPLKFPKKPSNEQSPTNQTQTEPVMVTTIALTTPFSTTPAPTMQSTTPRKKLQPNSQQKLIQGGEVTGKGQPANNNNKTPQQVEKKQRTGSNPVNTTSSALRKLAVKNVQVVDQSTESAVLTWKADEAQRDLPVKVIYSPFGEKEKQSVSTELGKSQIILDGLRPNTKYMACFIPKGNPPQKDQCVTFSTLETVNADGQDHLLIIVSSIACVVALPLIILLLYKVLKLYCKKGPAPGGEDPSKEMYVKFETLSLKQRTMGPSTDLWTRRHTAESERMLLCSRSSIDSQMTFKSDSSRSEYLC from the exons atgtatCAGCTAATTTGTATTCTTGTacttgtttgttgttttaatgTAGTCCTTTCTTTTTGCCCGTCTCAGTGTACATGTATATACCACGGCAGAAGCGATGGAACTGGAACTag ATCTGTGTTGTGTAATGACCCGGATATGTCCGACATCCCTGTCAATGTTCCAGTGGACACTGTTAAACTCCGCATTGAAAAAACAGTGATCCGTAGGATTCCTACTGAAGCATTCTACTACCTTGTGGACTTGAAATATTTGTGGGTGACTTACAATTCCATCTCAACTATTGATTCAAGTAGCTTTTACAACCTAAAACTCCTCCATGAACTCCGGCTGGATGGAAATCAGATTTCCACTTTTCCCTGGGAGTCCCTGCAAGAAATGCCGAATCTCCGAACTCTGGATTTGCACAACAACAGGCTGTCCACTATCCCAGCTGATGCAGCCCAGTACCTTTGGAACATAACTTATTTAGACATTTCCAGCAATAAACTGACCACATTGCCATCGGATTTAATAGACATCTGGCCTCCCTTTTCTGGTGCCAAAagtgccagcacacctcaacgAGTAATACTAG GTTTGCAAGACAATCCATGGTTCTGTGACTGCAGAATCTCCAAAGTGATTGAGCTCTCCAAGACATTCGAAACATCTGTCGTGCTTCTTGATCCACTTCTCATCTGTAGTGGGCCTGAGAACCTGTCTGGAGTTCTGTTccagagagctgagctggaacAGTGCCTCAAGCCTTCTGTGATGACCTCAGCTACCAAGATTACCTCACCCCTAGGGAGTAATGTTCTTCTGCGCTGTGATGCCACAGGTTATCCCACGCCAGTTTTAATGTGGACCAGATCTGATGAATCACCAGTTAACAATACAG CATGCTGCCGACAAGTAGATAGGTCCTCAAAGTCTGAGAAACTTCCAAGAACATTAAACAACT TTGTCCAGGAGTCCCCAGGGGAAGGGATCCGGTGGTCCATTATAAGCTTAAATGGAATTTTATACAAAGATGCGGGTGAATACCGCTGCAAAGCTAAAAACCTAGCTGGGATGGCAGAGGCGTCCATCACTTTGACAGTGGTGGGAGTGGTCACAACAACGGTGTCTCCATTGAAATTCCCAAAGAAACCAAGCAATGAGCAAAGTCCCACCAACCAGACCCAGACAGAACCTGTTATGGTCACGACCATTGCTTTGACAACCCCGTTTTCTACAACCCCTGCTCCCACAATGCAGAGCACTACACCAAGAAAGAAGTTACAACCAAACAGTCAGCAGAAGTTAATCCAGGGAGGGGAAGTGACTGGGAAGGGCCAGCCagcgaataataataataaaacgcCACAGCAGGtggagaaaaaacaaagaacGGGAAGTAATCCAGTGAACACAACATCCAGTGCTCTACGGAAACTTGCAGTGAAAAATGTACAAGTTGTAGATCAAAGCACAGAGAGCGCAGTACTGACTTGGAAGGCAGATGAGGCCCAAAGAGATCTTCCTGTCAAAGTGATTTATTCACCATTCGGAGAAAAGGAGAAACAATCAGTTAGTACTGAACTGGGGAAAAGTCAAATCATCCTGGATGGATTGAGACCTAATACAAAATACATGGCTTGCTTTATACCTAAGGGGAATCCACCGCAGAAGGACCAATGTGTCACATTTTCCACATTGGAGACTGTCAATGCGGATGGTCAGGATCACTTGCTTATAATTGTGAGCAGCATCGCGTGTGTTGTGGCGTTACCTCTTATAATCCTGCTGCTATACAAGGTTTTGAAGCTCTACTGTAAAAAAGGGCCTGCTCCTGGGGGTGAAGACCCTTCCAAGGAAATGTATGTGAAGTTTGAGACCTTGTCTCTAAAACAGAGAACCATGGGTCCAAGCACAGACCTGTGGACACGCAGGCACACAGCAGAATCTGAAAGAATGCTCCTTTGCTCTAGGTCAAGCATTGACTCCCAAATGACTTTCAAAAGTGACAGTTCCAGATCAGAATACTTGTGCTAG